From the genome of Biomphalaria glabrata chromosome 17, xgBioGlab47.1, whole genome shotgun sequence, one region includes:
- the LOC129923808 gene encoding uncharacterized protein LOC129923808 isoform X2 — MLLSKVIVTALFHFCIHLHLCLPNALREKNGAWNVTFSLTNVYTSNLCRRTHVVPDLDVYLVIVTLNIYPTNLLAFEDVIVLLQDGSEVCAIKVSLECEAGHHPNSKCICVKKAPSAYLLTIKDKFRANQSVHDDLTHRSQLGIWLEVRSTSSLLHNVRKFLPFPNVTLAPNPSVHLKLDGVRTDLDVCSHTFPVESQHSILFCVKGLRRPSIAMRYHSENHEHVGTECFYMMILIPEGHSLLVLSYHDDCGRSGFVQCKIRGAMQPYNETSLLHLLQQIKEPEDEGRSPVQMFEANKTMILSAVGIVVILVSVENENRKKKSDSTR, encoded by the exons ATGTTACTAag TAAAGTGATTGTCACAGCTTTGTTTCACTTCTGCATACATCTACACCTCTGTTTACCGAATGCTCTAAGGGAAAAGAACGGAGCATGGAACG TGACTTTTTCCTTGACCAACGTGTACACCAGTAACCTGTGCAGGCGTACACATGTTGTCCCCGACCTGGACGTGTATCTGGTCATTGTGACCCTAAACATCTATCCCACAAACCTGCTCGCATTTGAGGACGTGATCGTCTTACTGCAAGATGGCAGCGAG GTGTGTGCTATCAAGGTTAGCCTCGAGTGTGAGGCTGGTCACCACCCAAACAGTAAGTGTATCTGTGTTAAGAAGGCGCCTTCAGCGTACCTACTGACCATCAAGGACAAGTTTCGAGCTAATCAATCCGTGCATGACGATCTCACCCACAGAAGCCAGCTCGGCATTTGGCTGGAAGTTAGAAGCACGAGCTCTCTTCTGCACAACGTGAGAAAGTTTCTTCCTTTCCCCAATGTGACATTGGCGC CTAACCCGAGTGTCCACTTGAAGTTGGATGGGGTAAGGACAGACTTAGACGTCTGTTCCCACACTTTCCCGGTAGAGAGTCAGCACAGTATCCTGTTCTGCGTGAAAGGTCTACGCCGTCCCTCTATTGCGATGAGGTATCATTCAGAGAATCACGAACACGTGGGCACAGAGTGTTTCTATATGATGATTCTAATACCTGAAGGCCACTCTCTACTCGTGTTGTCCTATCATGACGATTGTGGCAGAAGCGGCTTCGTTCAGTGCAAAATTCGAG GTGCAATGCAGCCTTACAATGAAACCAGCCTGCTGCATCTATTACAACAAATAAAGGAGCCGGAAGATGAAGGGAGAAGTCCTGTCCAGATGTTTGAAGCCAACAAAACGATGATACTTTCCGCTGTGGGTATCGTTGTTATCTTGGTTTCGG TGGAAAATGAAAACCGTAAGAAGAAGTCAGATTCCACTCGATGA
- the LOC106071358 gene encoding uncharacterized protein C2orf50 homolog isoform X2: protein MAEGASYMFATKKSAYHDTCIPRPVVPPPEFTPGKAQGKDFSKLDAITQSVIWKENVHAEQRCLKNWENNWGFLTEYDAKGNVKEKEELPEKSNMFSDNVPNTNSGNYGSRLDKDSGKAMQSLEFKFFSESRRKKLPEEMICY from the exons TGCGTATCACGACACCTGCATCCCGAGACCTGTAGTGCCTCCACCTGAGTTCACTCCTGGCAAAGCTCAGGGCAAAGATTTCAGTAAATTGGACGCTATCACACAGTCCGTTATATGGAAAGAAAATGTACACGCAGAACAGCGGTGCTTGAAAAACTG GGAAAACAACTGGGGCTTTCTAACAGAGTACGACGCTAAG GGAaatgtgaaagagaaagaggagcTTCCGGAGAAATCCAACATGTTTAGTGACAACGTCCCGAACACCAATTCCGGAAACTACGGCAGCAGACTTGACAAGGATTCTGGGAAAGCTATGCAGAGCTTAGAGTTCAAATTTTTCAGTGAGAGCAGACGCAAGAAGCTGCCGGAAGAAATGATTTGTTATTAA
- the LOC129923808 gene encoding uncharacterized protein LOC129923808 isoform X1 — protein MLLSKVIVTALFHFCIHLHLCLPNALREKNGAWNVTFSLTNVYTSNLCRRTHVVPDLDVYLVIVTLNIYPTNLLAFEDVIVLLQDGSEVCAIKVSLECEAGHHPNSKCICVKKAPSAYLLTIKDKFRANQSVHDDLTHRSQLGIWLEVRSTSSLLHNVRKFLPFPNVTLAPNPSVHLKLDGVRTDLDVCSHTFPVESQHSILFCVKGLRRPSIAMRYHSENHEHVGTECFYMMILIPEGHSLLVLSYHDDCGRSGFVQCKIRGAMQPYNETSLLHLLQQIKEPEDEGRSPVQMFEANKTMILSAVGIVVILVSAGCFAAYIVYVENENRKKKSDSTR, from the exons ATGTTACTAag TAAAGTGATTGTCACAGCTTTGTTTCACTTCTGCATACATCTACACCTCTGTTTACCGAATGCTCTAAGGGAAAAGAACGGAGCATGGAACG TGACTTTTTCCTTGACCAACGTGTACACCAGTAACCTGTGCAGGCGTACACATGTTGTCCCCGACCTGGACGTGTATCTGGTCATTGTGACCCTAAACATCTATCCCACAAACCTGCTCGCATTTGAGGACGTGATCGTCTTACTGCAAGATGGCAGCGAG GTGTGTGCTATCAAGGTTAGCCTCGAGTGTGAGGCTGGTCACCACCCAAACAGTAAGTGTATCTGTGTTAAGAAGGCGCCTTCAGCGTACCTACTGACCATCAAGGACAAGTTTCGAGCTAATCAATCCGTGCATGACGATCTCACCCACAGAAGCCAGCTCGGCATTTGGCTGGAAGTTAGAAGCACGAGCTCTCTTCTGCACAACGTGAGAAAGTTTCTTCCTTTCCCCAATGTGACATTGGCGC CTAACCCGAGTGTCCACTTGAAGTTGGATGGGGTAAGGACAGACTTAGACGTCTGTTCCCACACTTTCCCGGTAGAGAGTCAGCACAGTATCCTGTTCTGCGTGAAAGGTCTACGCCGTCCCTCTATTGCGATGAGGTATCATTCAGAGAATCACGAACACGTGGGCACAGAGTGTTTCTATATGATGATTCTAATACCTGAAGGCCACTCTCTACTCGTGTTGTCCTATCATGACGATTGTGGCAGAAGCGGCTTCGTTCAGTGCAAAATTCGAG GTGCAATGCAGCCTTACAATGAAACCAGCCTGCTGCATCTATTACAACAAATAAAGGAGCCGGAAGATGAAGGGAGAAGTCCTGTCCAGATGTTTGAAGCCAACAAAACGATGATACTTTCCGCTGTGGGTATCGTTGTTATCTTGGTTTCGG CTGGATGCTTTGCTGCCTACATCGTTTACG TGGAAAATGAAAACCGTAAGAAGAAGTCAGATTCCACTCGATGA